From Brassica oleracea var. oleracea cultivar TO1000 chromosome C3, BOL, whole genome shotgun sequence, a single genomic window includes:
- the LOC106330826 gene encoding glutathione S-transferase T3-like — MTLSIHSTSPPSDDLVLISTLLNTSKDPVVSNEQKAGTFWSHIAAYYAASPKVERGDKRGVLQCKQRWQKINDFVCKLCGSYAAATRQKTSGQSESNVVKLAHEIFFNDQKIKFNLHHAWEELRYDQKRCEHASSNLGGSAKKKKCEDGAETASSQATINVDDQPTKRPPGVKAAKAASAKKPIVDKEADEKFDKMCSIKEKDLTLKERLSKMGLLDSLI; from the coding sequence ATGACTCTGTCGATCCACTCGACGTCTCCTCCTTCTGATGATCTTGTGCTCATAAGCACATTGTTAAACACCAGCAAGGATCCTGTCGTGAGCAATGAGCAGAAAGCAGGCACATTCTGGAGCCACATTGCAGCCTACTATGCAGCTAGTCCGAAGGTGGAAAGAGGAGATAAGCGAGGAGTTCTTCAATGCAAGCAAAGGTGGCAGAAGATCAACGATTTTGTTTGCAAGTTATGTGGATCCTATGCGGCTGCAACAAGACAGAAAACAAGTGGTCAGAGTGAGAGTAATGTTGTGAAACTCGCACACGAAATTTTTTTCAACGATCAAAAGATTAAATTTAACCTTCACCATGCTTGGGAGGAGCTCCGCTATGACCAGAAAAGGTGTGAGCATGCTAGTAGTAATCTTGGTGGAAGCGCTAAGAAGAAAAAGTGTGAGGATGGAGCAGAAACAGCAAGCTCTCAAGCTACTATCAATGTAGATGATCAACCTACCAAACGTCCACCTGGAGTTAAGGCTGCGAAAGCAGCTTCTGCAAAGAAACCAATAGTAGATAAGGAGGCTGATGAAAAGTTTGACAAGATGTGCTCTATTAAAGAGAAAGACTTGACCCTGAAAGAAAGACTTTCCAAAATGGGTCTGCTTGACAGTCTCATTTAA
- the LOC106332998 gene encoding probable receptor-like protein kinase At5g39030, with the protein MAVGLPLMFLLVSHLFILGVTSRNITIVNECEFTVWPGIQTTAADHPFNISGFVLKKGERREIDPPSTWKGRIWGRSRCLTNTTGSFSCQTGDCNSGEIECLGNSGKPSLTLAKFNFNNSHGLNDSYEVSAVQGYNLPLLIAPQNEPTCTSTDCMVVTNKYCPRLAVKEYKLSGISCVNACEKFNLPEICCESDSDNNYASAEKCQLTVDSQSQDLRRACPLAYNYDDSSNLWKCTNSAGYLITFCPLNARITNNNEENALAPSPSPVPNKHAPTHRTSKNIGPALAPRGSRTQSPFQAIPKRQKRSWKLKHILGALGASVFIIIAVILMARAKYARKSSRNGKNFEAVVMLRQYSYAKVKKMTNSFAHVLGKGGFGIVYKGKLPDGGQDVAVKILKDVKGSGEEFINEIASMSRTSHVNIVSLLGFCYEENNKAIIYDFMPNGSLDKFIAENMSAKMEWETLYKIVVGLSRGLEYLHNRCVSRIVHFDIKPQNILMDKDFCPKISDFGLARLCKNNESIMSMLDARGTFGYIAPEVVSRNFGGVSHKSDVYSYGMVVLEIIGARNRENFEKSGSNNSSMYFPDWIYKEFERGEIMRCFGDQLTEEEEKIARKMVLVGLWCIQTNPFDRPPMIKVIEMLEGSVEALQIPPKPLLCLPTVAVPEILEDGNETSSVSNPSQFERCTLSAGEDTLRNSISKEDIVQCPDS; encoded by the exons ATGGCTGTGGGATTGCCATTGATGTTCCTCCTTGTCTCACATTTATTTATCTTAG GAGTAACATCGAGGAACATTACGATAGTGAACGAATGCGAATTCACTGTGTGGCCGGGGATTCAAACAACGGCTGCTGATCATCCGTTCAACATCTCTGGCTTCGTTCTCAAGAAAGGAGAGAGGCGTGAAATCGACCCACCGTCTACATGGAAAGGTCGTATCTGGGGCAGGTCACGATGCTTGACCAACACAACCGGGAGTTTCTCATGCCAAACCGGAGACTGCAACTCTGGAGAAATCGAGTGCTTGGGAAACTCAGGCAAACCTTCTCTCACTCTAGCTAAGTTTAACTTCAACAATTCTCACGGCCTGAATGATAGCTATGAAGTTAGCGCCGTTCAGGGTTATAACCTTCCATTGCTGATTGCCCCCCAAAATGAGCCAACATGTACCAGCACTGATTGCATGGTTGTCACTAATAAATACTGTCCTCGGTTGGCGGTGAAAGAATATAAACTTTCAGGAATTAGTTGCGTCAACGCTTGTGAAAAATTCAATTTGCCTGAGATCTGCTGCGAGAGTGACAGCGATAACAATTACGCCTCTGCGGAAAAATGCCAACTGACGGTTGACTCGCAGTCGCAGGATCTCAGGAGAGCATGCCCACTTGCCTATAACTACGATGACAGTAGCAACCTCTGGAAATGCACAAACTCCGCTGGCTATCTCATCACTTTTTGCCCCTTAAATGCCAGGATAACCAA CAACAACGAGGAGAACGCACTGGCTCCGTCTCCCTCTCCAGTACCAAACAAGCATGCTCCAACTCACAG GACATCTAAAAACATTGGACCGGCTCTGGCTCCAAGAGGAAGTCGAACTCAGTCTCCATTTCAAGCCATACCGAAAAGAC AAAAACGATCATGGAAGTTGAAACACATACTCG GTGCCTTGGGAGCTTCTGTATTCATCATTATTGCGGTCATTTTAATGGCGAGAGCAAAATATGCGAGGAAGAGTAGTAGGAATGGAAAAAACTTTGAAGCAGTTGTAATGTTGAGACAATATAGTTACGCAAAAGTCAAGAAGATGACAAACTCATTTGCGCATGTTCTTGGGAAAGGAGGATTTGGAATTGTCTACAAAGGAAAATTACCTGATGGAGGCCAAGACGTTGCAGTAAAGATCTTGAAAGATGTAAAGGGAAGTGGAGAAGAGTTCATCAATGAAATAGCAAGCATGAGTAGAACGTCTCATGTTAATATTGTTTCTCTGCTTGGATTTTGCTATGAAGAGAACAACAAAGCAATAATATACGACTTCATGCCGAATGGATCCCTTGATAAGTTCATTGCCGAGAATATGTCAGCGAAGATGGAATGGGAGACGTTATACAAGATTGTGGTAGGTTTGTCTCGCGGCCTAGAATATTTGCACAACCGGTGTGTATCGAGGATTGTGCATTTTGATATAAAACCACAAAACATACTCATGGACAAAGATTTTTGCCCCAAGATTTCAGATTTCGGGCTTGCTAGGCTTTGCAAGAATAACGAGAGCATCATGTCAATGCTAGACGCGAGAGGGACCTTTGGATATATTGCCCCTGAAGTGGTTTCTAGGAATTTTGGAGGAGTTTCGCACAAGTCAGATGTATATAGTTATGGGATGGTCGTTCTGGAGATTATTGGAGCAAGGAATAGAGAAAATTTTGAGAAATCTGGATCAAATAACAGTTCAATGTACTTTCCAGACTGGATCTATAAGGAGTTCGAGAGGGGAGAGATCATGAGGTGTTTTGGGGATCAACTAACCGAAGAAGAAGAGAAAATTGCAAGGAAAATGGTATTAGTTGGTCTGTGGTGTATTCAGACCAATCCATTTGATCGTCCACCAATGATCAAAGTCATTGAAATGTTAGAAGGAAGTGTGGAGGCTCTCCAAATTCCACCTAAGCCTCTCTTGTGTTTACCCACGGTAGCTGTTCCAGAAATTCTTGAAGATGGTAATGAGACTTCAAGCGTCTCTAACCCAAGTCAGTTTGAAAGATGTACGCTCTCAGCTGGCGAAGACACTTTACGCAACTCTATTTCCAAAGAAGACATAGTTCAGTGTCCAGACTCTTAA
- the LOC106332613 gene encoding 14-3-3-like protein GF14 iota, producing the protein MSSGSDKDRETFVYLAKLSEQAERYDEMVETMKKVAKVDSELTVEERNLLSVGYKNVIGARRASWRIMSSIEQKEESKGNESNVKQIKGYRQKVEDELADICKDILTIIDQHLIPHATSGEATVFYYKMKGDYYRYFAEFKTEQERKEASEQSLKGYEAATQAASTDLPSTHPIRLGLALNFSVFYYEIMNSPERACHLAKQAFDEAIAELDTLSEESYKDSTLIMQLLRDNLTLWTSDLPEDGGEDNIKTDEAKQEPAKPAEATEN; encoded by the exons ATGTCGTCAGGATCCGACAAAGACCGAGAGACATTCGTCTACTTGGCTAAGCTCTCCGAACAGGCCGAGCGATACGACG AGATGGTGGAGACAATGAAGAAAGTGGCGAAGGTGGACAGCGAGCTGACGGTTGAGGAGAGGAATCTGTTGTCGGTTGGTTACAAGAACGTGATCGGAGCAAGACGTGCCTCGTGGAGGATAATGTCATCCATCGAGCAGAAGGAAGAGTCCAAGGGCAACGAATCAAACGTGAAACAAATCAAGGGTTATCGCCAAAAGGTAGAAGACGAGCTTGCTGACATCTGTAAAGATATTCTCACTATCATTGATCAGCATCTCATCCCTCACGCTACTTCAGGAGAAGCTACCGTTTTCTATTACAAGAT GAAAGGTGATTATTACCGTTACTTTGCTGAGTTTAAGACTGAACAAGAGAGGAAGGAAGCTTCTGAACAGTCGCTCAAAGGCTATGAG GCTGCAACACAAGCTGCAAGCACTGACCTTCCTTCGACCCATCCGATTCGTCTTGGACTTGCTCTTAACTTCTCTGTTTTCTACTATGAGATCATGAACTCTCCTGAAAG AGCTTGCCATTTGGCGAAGCAAGCCTTTGACGAGGCGATTGCAGAGTTGGATACTCTAAGTGAGGAGTCGTACAAGGACAGCACTTTGATCATGCAGCTCCTGAGAGACAACCTTACCCTCTGGACTTCTGATCTTCCAGAAGATGGAG GAGAAGACAACATTAAGACCGATGAAGCCAAGCAAGAACCGGCTAAGCCTGCAGAAGCCACTGAG AACTGA